The Manis pentadactyla isolate mManPen7 chromosome 12, mManPen7.hap1, whole genome shotgun sequence genome contains the following window.
AGTTAAGAGAGAGGGGCTTTATATCTGCTAGGTTTAGAAATTGGCAAGCCTACATGCAGTATTGTGTGCTGTGTGATAAAGAATTCCTTGGTCACCGAATAGTGCGACATGCTCAGAAACATTACAAAGATGGGATTTATAGTTGTCCCATATGTGCAAAGAACTTTAATTCTAAAGAAACTTTTGTCCCTCATGTCACATTGCATGTTAAACAATCTAGTAAAGAAAGACTAGCagctatgaaaccattaaaaagaTTGGGGAGGCCTCCCAAAATCGCACCTACCAATGAGAATCAGAAGACTAATGCTGTGGCCAAGCAGGAACAGCGGCCTATAAAAAAGAATAGTCTCTATTCAACAGACTTCATAGTATTTAATGACAATGATGGCTCAGATGATGAAAATGATGACAAAGATAAATCTTATGAGCCAGAAGTTATCCCAGTCCAGAAACCAGTACCTGTTAATGAATTTAATTGCCCTGTAACTTTTTGTAAAAAGGGctttaagtactttaaaaatctAATTGCTCATGTAAAGGGACATAAGGATAATGAAGATGCCAAACGCTTTCTTGAAATGCAAAGCAAGAAAGTTATTTGCCAGTACTGTAGACGGCATTTTGTAAGTGTCACTCATCTCAATGATCACCTACAAATGCACTGTGGCAGTAAACCATATATCTGTATACAGATGAAATGTAAGGCCGGTTTTAATAGTTACGCAGAACTCCTAACCCACCGAAAGGAGCATCAAGTCTTTCGAGCAAAGTGTATGTTTCCTAAATGTGGAAGAATTTTTTCAGAAGCTTATTTACTATATGACCATGAAGCACAGCATTATAATACCTATACTTGTAAGTTCACAGGTTGTGGTAAAGTTTATCGTTCTCAGAGTGAGCTAGAAAAGCATCTGGATGATCACAGTACTCCTGAACAAGTGCTGCCTCCTGAAGACCAACTTAATTCATCTGGAGATTCTGTTCAGCCTTCCAAAGTGAATCACAACACAGAAGGGAATGCTGAAAAAGAGAGATCCATGCTTCCTTCAGAAAATAATATGAGAAACACCTTACCAGCAGATAGAAGTGATGCTTGGGTTAAAAGCAAGGGAGAGTCAGCTGTGACCAAACAAGACAAGACATGCGCCTCCGAGCTTGGGCATGATGGACCGTTGTCAAATGGCTTGGAAAGCCCTGCTGCTGCTCCTCGCCTTCAGGCCAGTGAGGTAGCTGTGTCCATTAAGGTGTCCCTCAATCAGGGGCTCGAGGGCAACTTTGGAAAGCAAGAAAACTCACCTGTGGAAGGCACTGGTGAATCACTGGTTGCAGACTTACATGCACCAGTTGAAAATGTTTGTAATGATTTGTGTCATCCAGATTTCCAGGAGAGAAAAGAACAGGGTTGCTTTAATGAAGCCCAGGTTACTCAGAATTCTTTAGTAAATTCAGAAACCCTTAAAATGGACATTACTCCACAAAACTTAGGAAGACAGATAAACAACCTGATGACTTTTTCTGTGCAAAATCAGGCAGGATTTCAAAACAGTTTACCAACTCCCAAGTTTGACTGTGGAGGTAATGTTAAAACAACCAGTCTGTATAACTTACCGCTTAAGACATTAGAAAGTATAACATTTGTTCCACCGCAGCCCAACCTAAGTATTTCTTTAGGAACTCCATCAGTGCCTCCAAAAGCGCCAGTTCAGAAATTCAGTTGTCAGGTTGAGGGATGTACTCGAACCTATAATTCTTCACAGAGTATTGGGAAACACATGAAGACAGCCCACCCCGACCAATATGCTGCATTTAAAATGCAGCGTAAAAGCAAAAAAGGTCAGAAATCTAACAACCTAAGTACACCAAATAATGGAaagcttgtttattttttgccatCACAGGTGAGCAGCTCTAACAATGCGTTTTTTACATCACAGACCAAAGCCAATGGGAATCCAACCTGTTCAAATCAGTTGCAGCATGTCTCACCTTCCATTTTTCCAGCTCATTTAGCAAGTGTGTCAACTCCACTGTTGCCCTCAGTGGAAAGTGTCATAAATCCAAATATACCTTCTCAGGATAAAAATGAGCAAGGCAGTAGTATGTTATGTTCCCAAATAGAAAATTTATCCAATACTACTTTGCCAGCACAAATGGACCATCTAACCAAAACAGTTTTGCCTTTGAATATTGACAGTGGCTCAGATCCTTTCCTTCCTTTACCTGCAGAAAGTAGTTCAATGTCTCTCTTCCCTTCACCAGCAGATAGTGGGACTAATTCTGTTTTTTCCCAACtggaaaataatacaaataatttttcctcGCAGATTGAAGGAAACACGAATTCCTCCTTTCTTAAGGGAGGTAATGGTGAAAATGTAGTTTTCCCTTCACAAGTCAGTGTTGCAAATGATTTCAGTAGCACCAGTGCCCAACAGTCAGCAcctgaaaaagttaaaaaagaccGTGGGCGAGGCCCaaatgggaaagaaaggaaaccGAAGCACAACAAGAGGGCTAAATGGCCTGCAATTATCAGAGATGGGAAATTTATCTGTAGCAGGTGTTACAGAGCTTTTACTAATCCCAGATCTCTGGGTGGACACTTGTCTAAGCGATCTTACTGTAAACCACTGGATGGAGCAGAAATAGCTCAAGAACTTCTACAGAACAGTGGACAGCCTTCTCTTCTTGCTAGCATGATTCTTTCGACAAATGCAGTGAATCTGCAGCAGACACAACAGTCTACCTTCAATCCAGGAGCATGTTTTAAAGATCCATCATTCCTGCAACTTCTTGCTGCTGAAAATCGCTCATCAACATTTTTACCAAATACATTTCCTCGTGCTGGTGTGACTAACTTTAATACAAATGTTAGTCAAGAAGGAAGTGAGATCATTAAGCAGGCTTTGGAAACTGCTGGCATTCCCAGCACATTTGAGGGTGTGGAAATGCTGTCTCATGTTCCAACAGGTTGTGTCTCAGATGCAGCACAAGTAAATGCAACAGTGATGCCAAATCCAACTGTGCCACCCATCTTGCAGACTGTATGCCACCCAAACCCCCTGCTGACAAACCAGAATAGAACACCAAACTCCAAAACTTCCTCCATTGAGGAATGCAGCAGTTTGCCTGTTTTTCCAGCAAATGACTTACTACTGAAGACTGTTGAAAGTGGCTTGTGCTCTAGTTCATTCCCTAATTCTGGTGGACCATCACCAAATTTTACCAGTAACAGTTCACGTGTTTCAGTTATAAGTGGGCCTCAGAACGTAAGGTCCGGTCATttaaataaaaggggaaatagtgcttctaagagaagaaagaaagttgTTCCTCCACTAATTGCACCTAATGCTTCCCAAAACTTGGTAACAACTGACTTAACAGCCATGGGACTTATAGCAAAGAGTATTGAGATACCAACTACTAACCTTCATTCAAATGTAATTCCAAATTGTGATCCTCAGGGTTTGGTGGGAAATCTAACACAGAAACTGAATAATGTTGACAATCAGTTATTTATGACTGATgtgaaagaaaactttaaaaccaATCTTGAGTCCCATACAGTGTTGGCTCCTTTaacattaaaaactgaaaatggtgATTCCCAAATGATGGCTTTGAACTCATGCACAACTTCAATAAATCCTGATTTGCAGATTTCTGAAGACAGCGTTATGCAAAACTTTGAAAAGACTCTTGAAATTATTAAAAATGCTATGAATTCTCAAATACTTGAGGTAAAAAGTGGATCTCAGGGTGTTGGTGAAGTATCACAGAATGCCCAAATAAATTATAACATTCAGCTTCCTTCAGTAAATACTGTACAAAGTAACAAAGTACCTGATTCTTCTCAGTTTACCTCCTTCATAGGTGTTGTGCCAGCAAAAAGTAACATTCCTCAGTCTGAAGTATTACATAAGGAGGATCAAGTGCAGGAAATTTTAGAAGGCttacagaaattaaaattagaaaatgaccTATCCACTCCAGCATCTCAGTGTGTACTAATAAATACATCAGTGACACTGACTCCCACTCCTGTTAAATCAATTCCAAATGTCACAGTTGTTCAGCCAGTTTCTGAAATAATAAGCAACATTCAGTTTAGTGACAAAGTTAATAAACCCTTTGTGTGTCAAAATCAAGGTTGCAATTACAGTGCTATGACAAAGGATGCACTATTTAAGCACTATGGTAAGATTCATCAGTACACTCCAGAGATGATTCTTGAAATTAAGAAGAATCAGTTGAAATTTGCTCCATTTAAATGTGTAGTACCTACATGTACAAAAACATTTACAAGAAATTCTAATCTCCGGGCACACTGTCAGTTGGTACATCATTTTACAACAGAAGAAAtggtaaagttaaaaataaaaaggcctTATGGAAGAAAATCTCAGAGTGAAAATTTGTCAGTCCCACGAGTCACACTAGTAAAAAGACAGCTAGCTAttacagaggaaaataaaagggaGTTCCAGCCTGCTTTAGAATTGGGAACAGTGAAGGAAAATGCTGTCAGTAATGTAGCAGTGATCCCAGAAAAAcaacttacagaaaaaaaaagtcctgaaaAAACAGAAAGCTCTTCACAAGTGATTACAGTTACTCCAGGACAATGTAATACAAATTGTCTCATGAACATAGAAACCAAAGGACGGAAAATTAggagacataaaaaagaaaaggaggagaaaaaacgCAAGAGGTCAGGTTCCCAATCCCTTGAGTCTCCGACAAGATACAGTCCTTACAGACCTTACAGGTGTGTTCACCAGGGTTGCTTTGCTGCCTTTACAATACAGCAAAACTTAATTCTGCATTACCAGGCTGTTCACAAATCAGATCTACCTGCATTTTCTGCAGAGGTGGAAGAGGAAAGTGAAGCTGGTAAAGAAAGTGAAGAAATTGAAACTAAACAAACTGTGAAAGAATTCCGATGTCAGGTGAGTGGCTGTTCTCGaattttccaagcaattactggcTTAATACAGCACTACATGAAACTTCATGAAATGACTCCTGAGGAAATTGAAAGTATgactgcatctgtggatgttggGAAATTTCCATGTGACCAGTTAGAGTGTAAATCTTCATTTACCACATATTTGAACTATGTTGTTCATCTTGAGGCAGACCATGGAATTGGGGTAAagggaaacaaaactgaagaagacGGCATATACAAGTGTGACTGTGAAGGCTGTGACCGTATATATGCTACTCGGTCTAATCTCCTCCGACACATATTTAATAAGCATAATGACAAACATAAAGCTCATTTGATTCGGCCAAGAAGATTAACACCTGGTCAGGAAAATATATCAAGCAAGGCAAACCAAGAAAAGACAAAGACTAAATACAGGGAGACAAAACACAgatctggaaaggaagaaatcagaATGCCTAAGACCAaacgaaagaaaaaaaataatttagagaaCAAGACTGCAAAGATTGTTCAGATTGAAGAAAATAAGCCTTATTCTCTTAAACGTGGAAAGCATGTATATTCTATAAAGGCTAGAAACGATGCCTTATCTGAATGTACAAGCAGATTTGTAACCCAGTATCCATGTATGATAAAGGGGTGTACATCAGTTGTTACAAGTGAAAGCAATATAATTAGACATTATAAATGCCACAAATTATCTAAGGCATTCACAGCACAACACCGTAATCATCTTATTGTCTTCAAACGGTGTTGCAACTCAGAATTAAAGGAAACTTCTGAGCAAGAAGTTAGTAAGAGCGATGCGAAAGATTCTGATACCTGTGTGTCAGAGAACAATGATAACTCGAGAACAGCTACAGTTCCACAGAAGGAagttggaaaaaatgaaaaagatgaaatGGATGAGCTAACAGAATTATttattacaaaattaataaatgaagacAACACAAGTGTGGAAACCCAAGCTCATACCTCTTCAAATGTAAGTAGTGATTTTCAGGAAAATAACACCAGCCAATCAGAAAAACCAAAAGCAAGTAATTTGAAGAgagttaacaaagaaaaaaatatctcccaaaataaaaagaggaaggtTGAAAAAGCTGAGCCAGCATTGCCAATTGAGTTAAATAGTTTGCATAAAGAAGAAGAAACTGCTGTTGCAATTCAAACCACTGAGGAGCATCCTGCATCTTTTGACTGGAGCTCATTTAAACCAATGGGATTTGAAGTATCATTTCTGAAGTTTCTTGAGGAATCTGCAGTGAAGCAGAAGAAAAATATGGACAGAGACCATCCAAATAGTGGAAGTAAAAAAGGATCCCATtcaaattcaagaaaaaatattgaCAAGACTGCTGTGACCAGTGGAAATCATGTATGCTCTTGTAAAGAAAGTGAAACCCTCATACAGTTTGCCAACCCATCACAGCTTCAGTGCATTGACAatgtaaaaattgttttagacaAGACTTTTAAAGATTGCGCTGAGCGTGTCTTAAAGCAGCTTCAGGAAATGAAACCTACTGTCAGTTTAAAAAAACTTGAATTACACTCAAATGATACAAATGTGTCTATTATGAAAGAGATCAGTATGGGAAAAGCCACAGGGAGAGGGCAGTATTGATAACTAACGTGCTATAAATACATCAttcatgctttttttaaaaataggaagccATCACGCATGCTAGAATTGTGAAATGTtttcatcatttttgtttttgacatGAATTAAGCtggccaaaaacaaacaaaaaaagaaaaacatgacatTTGTCATGTAAAGCTTTCTTTTTATCCCTATGGGACTTAAGGAACAGAATCGGTATTTCAGTTACTGTAAATAGAGGAGCTAAACCTCAAATTTCTATCAACCAGTTGCCCTTCCCGTGAACTAAATGGAATTATCTGTGTGATTGATATGTTTCACCAGATCACGGCTCATGTATAAACAGTACTCTTTGTAGATAccttttttgtatatatttattactGTAAATCATTTGCTGCCATCAGCAGTGTATAAGTCTAAACTATTAAATGACACATTTATAtttggaattttaatttttaaccaaGTGACCaagtttttaaaacttcttttattgttttaaattaattttttgaacTAAAACTAGAAACTCTGCCATAGTTCATTTttacataaaacatttatttacaagATGATTTCAAAGTTACTTCTCACAAAGTAGACATATTGTATCAGTACCTTGCTCTGCTTTGTAAATTTATTCCTCCAGGGTTTTTTTTGGTGGTATTCATGCAAAATTAAAGCAGATTCTTTAGCAGTTTCCTATAGCTACAATTTTTCAATGCTTCTGATTGGACACAGTTACCATGATTCCATGAAATACAATGGAAATGTGAATAAAGAATTTACTACATCAAAGATTTTAAACATTCGGTATTAAAAGAAAATCCTTTGTGAATGTGATAGAAACTAGTAGTGTGGAGCAATGTAAATATTTGAGGTGGTGATTTGTGAAGTAGCCCAGTATTGCCTTAAATAAAACCACAtttcatttcttgttttatacatgTGATCttataaaagttttttttcccccaattttcTGAAATTTATAGATTGGTGTATAGCTTTAAACTGTATAAACTTTTgtggaaagatttttttaaacatttttataaatcttAAAATTGGTATCATCAAAGTGAGCCCATCTTGTGTTTATAAAATGCAAGAGTCCTTAACATTTATAATTACATAGATGAAACACTTTCTATAAGGAAGTTGGATGTTTTGATTTTACTGTTTATAGGTGTTAGATTGTACAGATTTGTATTTTCCCACCATATCTAATGATACTTTTTTCATTAGATTGGTCTTCCAGAGCAGTATTAGTTGTTATAATTGATTATTTTGGTTATTCAGTATATAGCTAGCACAGTTTAGCTCTATTCACCATATTTATACTGTGGATTAATGGCCAGAGATAGAGGTTATGTCAGGAGAGTTTATGATCTTCCTTTAAAGTCCAACTTTAAAATGtactggaaacaaaagaaaacatcctttcaaactttgtttcttttttccataaatagtagttttgatttttaacttgGTGTTTGTCATAAACCAGTTTACGGTCACAATGTTATTAGCCTGAGGTTTTGATGATGTGATGATATGAAAATGTGTATATTCCCTGTGCAACATCCAATTTGCAGGAAAAATGAAGCACTTAACATTTACTGAAATTGCTGGTACTCTGAATAAATAAGCATGGTCAAggaatgaattattttcttttggaaaatattttttaaagttttattattaaagtattatagttttatttttagggCCTAAGGGTTATATTGAATATTTGGTTTCACCTCAAGATTTATTACCATTATGCATAAAACTTGACACATTAAAATCCCTACCCTTTGGTAAGCCCActgttatttattaaaataaaacttgttCTTATGGGTGATTAGtacatgttttttttcctaaattaacAATAACTTAACTTTGAgtaattttaactttaatttttgttAACAACTGAATGTTTCTGGGCAGTTTTCTTAGAAGTTGACATAGCTCTTAAGGGAGGCTCTTGGCCAAACTGCCATATGTAGTTGCAGTAGCAAGCAGATTCATTTCTGATGGGCGTAGCAGTGAGCTGCTGTTCAGTGAAAATGCCAGTGTCTTGGGACTTTTCTTTTGCTGATGAGCTTCAGAAAGTTGACCACTAGCTATTTCTGTAATTATTCTCCTACACGTCAGTGGAAAGAGTTTGCCAACATTGGGTTAAATTTTTTATCCAAGTACTGTATGCTACAAGAAATTAGGGCAGAGTGGGCTTTTTAGCATGGAACAGAAAACTTGAATTatggtataaaaataaatatgaatttatagAACAGCATGCTGGTAAAATCTGCTATGGAGTGTAATGCCTAagtattaaaaaatcataaagtaTGTATTTTTCATGGTATACTTGACTTCAATATTGCCGTTGTCTTGAGATATTTTCACCTACAGCCTAAATTTGCCTGAGGTTTCAgcatttaaaaatggatttttgtCCCTTCTAAACCCAAAGAATTTGAATCTTACAGATCAGAACCTGTCCAAAATACATCATTGTATTAAGTGAAGTGAaacagtttgggaagttttttgGCAATGTTAAGTTCACCATAGTTAAATTATTATTTGAAAGTCTTGGGATGAATAGTTTTAACAAGGCAAATTTTGAGTATCAGGTAAGCAAACAGTTATAGCTCTTCAGATAAATAGTACATAAATACTACAGAGACAAAGGGAGTGCTCTCTTTTTCAGGGAAAAGAAGATAGGTAGGTAGTTATGAAAGTTGTAAAGATTAGTCTTGAAAGATAAATGAGTAGTCATTGTCATAGGGGAAAAGGGAATTGTAGGTATGGCGGTGTGGTCCCTTGGCAGAATGACAGCAGAGGTCTTTTTTGGAAAGTAGGGAGGTGGAGAACCTGAAGCAGAAGACGCCGATGGGCCAGATCATAAAGATTCTTGTATGCTGTATTTTGTCTtttatcttgtttctttttttaagtggttACTGAATGCATTTAGTgtaatgaaagaataaagtgTACTGAATGCGATTTAGTCAGGTATCAATTTTAGATAACTGGCTGTGTATAGAGGATAGATTGGATAAGCTGGAGATTAAGAGCAGAGAGACGTGAAATAGTCCAGGCAAAAAAATGCTGTGAGCCAGAAGAAAGTGAATGGATTGAGAAAGAGACTAATGGATATGAGAGGTGTTAGAGCAGTAAgcctttctcaaaatatttattgtagTGAGATACTAGAGGGTTGGAATGTGAGGTCTATGATCGAAGAAGTTTTCTGAACTGCATGTTATAGGTCGCTCTTTAAAAATTCAATGCACATTAGCATATTAAAAGTTCTGTACAAAGAACATGTTAAAGTGGGAATTTTCCAGACTTAAATGGCcatgaaaatgttttttctttctaatgttAATACGTAGGTATATCCCACTGAATTAGTTCTAAGGAACACACTGTGGGAAGCATTCATCTGAAATGGTGTCCATGTAGCAGGGGCTCATAGGTGTGCACCAATATGGTTATATCAGCTGTTTATAAATGGTGATTATTCTGATCAGTTTATACCATTCCAAGCTGTATTG
Protein-coding sequences here:
- the ZNF292 gene encoding zinc finger protein 292 isoform X3; the encoded protein is MRIKHLIKTNQLSQATALAKLCSDHPEIGTKGSFKQTYLVCLCTSSPNEKLIEEISEVDCKDALEMICNLESEGDEKSALVLCTAFLSRQLQQGDTYCAWELTLFWSKLQQRVEPSIQVYLERCRQLSLITKTVYHIFFLIKVINSETEGAGLATCIELCVKALRLESTENTEVKISICKTISCLLPDDLEVKRACQLSEFLIEPTVDAYYAVEMLYNQPDQKYDEENLPIPNSLRCELLLVLKTQWPFDPEFWDWKTLKRQCLALMGEEASIVSSIDELNDSEVYEKVVDYQEEMKETSMNGLPGGVGANSGLLKDICDEKQKKKEIKQLRERGFISARFRNWQAYMQYCVLCDKEFLGHRIVRHAQKHYKDGIYSCPICAKNFNSKETFVPHVTLHVKQSSKERLAAMKPLKRLGRPPKIAPTNENQKTNAVAKQEQRPIKKNSLYSTDFIVFNDNDGSDDENDDKDKSYEPEVIPVQKPVPVNEFNCPVTFCKKGFKYFKNLIAHVKGHKDNEDAKRFLEMQSKKVICQYCRRHFVSVTHLNDHLQMHCGSKPYICIQMKCKAGFNSYAELLTHRKEHQVFRAKCMFPKCGRIFSEAYLLYDHEAQHYNTYTCKFTGCGKVYRSQSELEKHLDDHSTPEQVLPPEDQLNSSGDSVQPSKVNHNTEGNAEKERSMLPSENNMRNTLPADRSDAWVKSKGESAVTKQDKTCASELGHDGPLSNGLESPAAAPRLQASEVAVSIKVSLNQGLEGNFGKQENSPVEGTGESLVADLHAPVENVCNDLCHPDFQERKEQGCFNEAQVTQNSLVNSETLKMDITPQNLGRQINNLMTFSVQNQAGFQNSLPTPKFDCGGNVKTTSLYNLPLKTLESITFVPPQPNLSISLGTPSVPPKAPVQKFSCQVEGCTRTYNSSQSIGKHMKTAHPDQYAAFKMQRKSKKGQKSNNLSTPNNGKLVYFLPSQVSSSNNAFFTSQTKANGNPTCSNQLQHVSPSIFPAHLASVSTPLLPSVESVINPNIPSQDKNEQGSSMLCSQIENLSNTTLPAQMDHLTKTVLPLNIDSGSDPFLPLPAESSSMSLFPSPADSGTNSVFSQLENNTNNFSSQIEGNTNSSFLKGGNGENVVFPSQVSVANDFSSTSAQQSAPEKVKKDRGRGPNGKERKPKHNKRAKWPAIIRDGKFICSRCYRAFTNPRSLGGHLSKRSYCKPLDGAEIAQELLQNSGQPSLLASMILSTNAVNLQQTQQSTFNPGACFKDPSFLQLLAAENRSSTFLPNTFPRAGVTNFNTNVSQEGSEIIKQALETAGIPSTFEGVEMLSHVPTGCVSDAAQVNATVMPNPTVPPILQTVCHPNPLLTNQNRTPNSKTSSIEECSSLPVFPANDLLLKTVESGLCSSSFPNSGGPSPNFTSNSSRVSVISGPQNVRSGHLNKRGNSASKRRKKVVPPLIAPNASQNLVTTDLTAMGLIAKSIEIPTTNLHSNVIPNCDPQGLVGNLTQKLNNVDNQLFMTDVKENFKTNLESHTVLAPLTLKTENGDSQMMALNSCTTSINPDLQISEDSVMQNFEKTLEIIKNAMNSQILEVKSGSQGVGEVSQNAQINYNIQLPSVNTVQSNKVPDSSQFTSFIGVVPAKSNIPQSEVLHKEDQVQEILEGLQKLKLENDLSTPASQCVLINTSVTLTPTPVKSIPNVTVVQPVSEIISNIQFSDKVNKPFVCQNQGCNYSAMTKDALFKHYGKIHQYTPEMILEIKKNQLKFAPFKCVVPTCTKTFTRNSNLRAHCQLVHHFTTEEMVKLKIKRPYGRKSQSENLSVPRVTLVKRQLAITEENKREFQPALELGTVKENAVSNVAVIPEKQLTEKKSPEKTESSSQVITVTPGQCNTNCLMNIETKGRKIRRHKKEKEEKKRKRSGSQSLESPTRYSPYRPYRCVHQGCFAAFTIQQNLILHYQAVHKSDLPAFSAEVEEESEAGKESEEIETKQTVKEFRCQVSGCSRIFQAITGLIQHYMKLHEMTPEEIESMTASVDVGKFPCDQLECKSSFTTYLNYVVHLEADHGIGVKGNKTEEDGIYKCDCEGCDRIYATRSNLLRHIFNKHNDKHKAHLIRPRRLTPGQENISSKANQEKTKTKYRETKHRSGKEEIRMPKTKRKKKNNLENKTAKIVQIEENKPYSLKRGKHVYSIKARNDALSECTSRFVTQYPCMIKGCTSVVTSESNIIRHYKCHKLSKAFTAQHRNHLIVFKRCCNSELKETSEQEVSKSDAKDSDTCVSENNDNSRTATVPQKEVGKNEKDEMDELTELFITKLINEDNTSVETQAHTSSNVSSDFQENNTSQSEKPKASNLKRVNKEKNISQNKKRKVEKAEPALPIELNSLHKEEETAVAIQTTEEHPASFDWSSFKPMGFEVSFLKFLEESAVKQKKNMDRDHPNSGSKKGSHSNSRKNIDKTAVTSGNHVCSCKESETLIQFANPSQLQCIDNVKIVLDKTFKDCAERVLKQLQEMKPTVSLKKLELHSNDTNVSIMKEISMGKATGRGQY